CATCATTATGTAAAGGTGTGGTTAGAGCCGTATTCCGTAGTATTTCTAAGCCTTGGATTGTAAATGTCGTAAGATCAGCTCTAGCGATTGCGGCTTCACCTCTTGCAACAAATCTCCTCTTTGCTGCAGTCTTTCACCGATGTTCAGCAGATTGAATTCAGATGGATGGGGGTTCTTGCGTACCTCATCCCAGGTTAATGGCGTTGATACGCTGGCAGCTTGCCGTGCGCGTGGGGTGTAGGGAGCTGCCAAGGTTTTTCCGCTGTAATGCTGGAGATAATCAAAATAAATTTTGCCCTCGCGATCCTTCTTCAGACGTTCGATGGTGAAGAAAGAAGGATACTTCTCCGTAGCGTAGCGGGCTACGAATTGGCCGATAGAGCGTAGTTGATCAAACGTAACGCCGTATTCAATTGGAATAATAATCTGAACGCCAGTAGCACCCGACGTCTTGGGAACGGAAGAGATGCCAAGAGAGGCAAGAATGTCGCCAACGTAAGCGGCAGCCTCCATAATCCGCGGCTCATCATCCTGACTTGGATCGAGATCGATCATCCATTCGCAAGGCAGGATGTCCCCGACATAATGCAATGAAGGATGGAATTCGATCGCTGCCAAATTGCCGAGCCAGAGTAGAGTTGGCAGATTGTCGAGCACAATATAGTTGATATCCTCATGCTGAGCGGTTTTGACGAAATCCGGCAGTGGCTCGGGAGCATTTTTCTGATAGAAAAATTTGCTATGGATGCCGCCTGGATATCTGATTGTAGTTAAGAACCGATTGCGGCAATAGCGGAGCAAATAAGGGGACAACTCGGCCAGCCGCTGTAAATATTGCTGCTTGGTAATGCCGGCTTCCGGCCAGAGCAGCTTGTCTGGATTCGTAATGGTCACTTCCTCGCCTTCAATCCGGATCGTGCCTTTGATCGATCTTGCCATCGGAATCCTCCTTTCAAGGATTGAGAATAGAGAAGAGCTGATTACAGATTAGGCTAACCTTGTTATGCGAAAACTATAAGAGGGTGAATACGTAATTTAAGTCTTGCCAGAGCTTCGCCTGTGGCAGGCTGTGAATAGGAGAATGATGGATGATGGAATTTACGCCAGTCGTACCGTTTGAACCGATCCGCGTCTTTGAATTTCCACAAGGGAAGCAATGGATTGCCCAGGTCAAATGGGATGGAGTGCGGATGCTGGCCTATATCGATAAAGGTCGAGTGCGCCTCATTAATCGCCGCGGGAATGAACGTTCTCTGCAATATCCGGAGTTCATGAATCCGTCGGAATATTGCCGAGCAGAATCCGCCATTTTGGATGGAGAGATGATCGCAATTGCTGATGGTAAACCTTCTTTTCATGAAATTATGAAGCGGGATAGCCTTCGTCGGCAGCAGGAAATTGCTTTTGCAGTACCGAGGATTTCCGTCGTCTATATGATATTTGATATTCTGTATTGCAACGGCAGTTGGGTTACAGACCAGCCGCTTGTGCAGCGTCAGCATTTGCTACAGGAATATATACTTCCAAGTACGCGCGTACAACTTGTCCCGAATGTTGATCATGCCGAAGGCCTCTATACCGTAATGAAAGAGCGTCAATGGGAAGGTATCGTCTGTAAGCAGCTCGACAGCAGTTATGCGATTGGCGGTAAGGATGACCGTTGGCGCAAGATGAAGCTGACCTATGACTTATACGCAGTGATTGGCGGGGTAACATATCGTGACGGGATCGTCAATTCTATACTGCTTGGTCTATATAACGAGCAAGGAAATCTTATCTATATCGGAAATGCCGGCCCCGGAAAATGGAAGGGAAATGATCTCTCCCGCATTACAGAGGACTCGCGCAGATTGGCGATAGCGAATCGTCCATTTGCAGCACCCTTTGCCGCACCTCCGGGGAGGGTAAAGGGAGTCGTATGGATGCAACCGGAGTTGACGGTCAAGGTGCAATTCGCTGAGTGGACCCCCGGTGGAACGCTGCGTCATCCTGTTCTTCAAGGCTGGGCTGACGTTCCGCCGGAGACATGTGTTTTCACTCAGCAGGTATGACAAGTACAGGTAAATTGCTTCATGAAATCGTCTTTTTTGCTGTTTTGCTGGAAGGCTTACGCTTCGGCTTGGTTACTGCAGCAGGCGTGGCCTCGTTCGTCTCTGCTTGTGTTTCTGACTCCGCCACGGCCTCCTTCTTCTTTCTGGTCGTGGTCCGCTTCGGCTTGGTCTCGCCAGGATCAGTGACGATCGGACCCTTAACTGCTTCGATACTTGCTTGAAGAGCGGCCATCAGATCGATTACATTAGTCTCCGGCTTAGCTGGAGCAAGACTAATCTCTTCCCCGGCAATTTTCTGCTGAATCAGCGTTAAGAGATTCTCTCTGTAATCATCGGTATACTTCTCCGGCTCGAATGGGGTGGACAACTGCTCGATCAACAGCTTGGCCATGGTTAGCTCCTTGTCGTTCACATTGGCGCCCTGCGGTAGATTCGGAACTTGAGATACAGGACGGATTTCATCTGGATAGAAAATCGTCTCGATAACAAGGCAATCCTCCATCACCCGGATAGCAGCCAGGCTTCCCTTGGAGCGAATGGCGATCTTGGCGATCCCGATCTTGCCGGAATCCCGCATTGCTTCGAGCAGTAGCCGATAGGCGTTGCCTCCTGCTTGGTCGGGCGATAAATAATAGGTCTTCTGAAAATAGATCGGATCGATCTCTGTTAAATCAACGAAGTCGAGAATGGTGATCGTCTTCTCCGTCTGTGCGGACAATTGGTCGAGCTCTTCCTTAGAGAATAGCACGTACTTACCTTTCTCGTATTCATAGCCTCTGGAAATATCATCCCAAGTCACATCTACATCACAGGCAGGACAACGGCGCACATAGGAAATCGGGCTGCCGCACACTTTATGGATGTATTTCATGGATATATCCTTGTCTTCTGTAGCCGAGAACATCTTTACCGGTACATGGACCAGACCGAAGCTTATGGCACCTTTCCAAACGGTATGCATGATGCACACTCCCTTTCTTTTTAGAGGACGTTCAAAAATGAAGCTTTCTACGTTTATGCGACTTGGACAATTATGCTACCCCCATCGCTTCCGTGTTGCGGCTCTCTTGACAGACCTATATAATGATTTAGAACGCAATTTATATGACAGGAACTGACGGTTTTCTTTTAGGATGGCCAAGAAAGTCCAATTATATAGTTTTATGTAGATTTTTGATTTGAAGAATCTTGCTGGCGAATGCTGTAGATGAGGGTGGTCAAAATATGGAATTCGATAAATTGTCGGCAAAGCTCGTATTTGAGATAAAAGACCTTGCCGGTACAGAGAAGCTGGCTGCTTTTCTGGCGGGACAAGCCTTGGCGGGAACGGTTATCGCCCTCGACGGGGATCTTGGAGCCGGGAAGACGGCTTTTTCGCAATTGTTCGCGAAGCATCTAGGTGTCAAGGGAACGGTGAACAGTCCGACCTTCACCTTGATCAAGGAATATAAGGGGCGACTGCCTTTTTATCATATGGACGTATATCGGTTGTCGCTGGACGAAGCTGAGGAGCTTGGCCTGGACGAATATTTCTATGGGCAGGGCGTCACATTGGTGGAATGGGCCAGTCTCATTACGGATATTTTGCCGCAAAATCTGCTGCACATTTATCTGGAGACCCTATCTGTGACAGAGCGGAGAATATATCTGAAGGCCCAGGGTCAGCCCTATGACGATTGGATTTACACTTTGACAGAGAATGGAGTCCTTGAACAATGAATATAGACGGTAATCGGCCGCAGCAGCGGCTATTGGCGTTTGACACTTCCACTTCTTCGCTGGCTGTAGCGGTCATGGAGAATGGCACGCTGCTGGCGGAGCAAAATATACATGCGGAACGTAATCATTCGGCTTATTTGGTCACT
The window above is part of the Paenibacillus lutimineralis genome. Proteins encoded here:
- a CDS encoding Ku protein: MHTVWKGAISFGLVHVPVKMFSATEDKDISMKYIHKVCGSPISYVRRCPACDVDVTWDDISRGYEYEKGKYVLFSKEELDQLSAQTEKTITILDFVDLTEIDPIYFQKTYYLSPDQAGGNAYRLLLEAMRDSGKIGIAKIAIRSKGSLAAIRVMEDCLVIETIFYPDEIRPVSQVPNLPQGANVNDKELTMAKLLIEQLSTPFEPEKYTDDYRENLLTLIQQKIAGEEISLAPAKPETNVIDLMAALQASIEAVKGPIVTDPGETKPKRTTTRKKKEAVAESETQAETNEATPAAVTKPKRKPSSKTAKKTIS
- a CDS encoding DNA ligase translates to MMEFTPVVPFEPIRVFEFPQGKQWIAQVKWDGVRMLAYIDKGRVRLINRRGNERSLQYPEFMNPSEYCRAESAILDGEMIAIADGKPSFHEIMKRDSLRRQQEIAFAVPRISVVYMIFDILYCNGSWVTDQPLVQRQHLLQEYILPSTRVQLVPNVDHAEGLYTVMKERQWEGIVCKQLDSSYAIGGKDDRWRKMKLTYDLYAVIGGVTYRDGIVNSILLGLYNEQGNLIYIGNAGPGKWKGNDLSRITEDSRRLAIANRPFAAPFAAPPGRVKGVVWMQPELTVKVQFAEWTPGGTLRHPVLQGWADVPPETCVFTQQV
- the tsaE gene encoding tRNA (adenosine(37)-N6)-threonylcarbamoyltransferase complex ATPase subunit type 1 TsaE; the encoded protein is MEFDKLSAKLVFEIKDLAGTEKLAAFLAGQALAGTVIALDGDLGAGKTAFSQLFAKHLGVKGTVNSPTFTLIKEYKGRLPFYHMDVYRLSLDEAEELGLDEYFYGQGVTLVEWASLITDILPQNLLHIYLETLSVTERRIYLKAQGQPYDDWIYTLTENGVLEQ
- the ligD gene encoding non-homologous end-joining DNA ligase; protein product: MARSIKGTIRIEGEEVTITNPDKLLWPEAGITKQQYLQRLAELSPYLLRYCRNRFLTTIRYPGGIHSKFFYQKNAPEPLPDFVKTAQHEDINYIVLDNLPTLLWLGNLAAIEFHPSLHYVGDILPCEWMIDLDPSQDDEPRIMEAAAYVGDILASLGISSVPKTSGATGVQIIIPIEYGVTFDQLRSIGQFVARYATEKYPSFFTIERLKKDREGKIYFDYLQHYSGKTLAAPYTPRARQAASVSTPLTWDEVRKNPHPSEFNLLNIGERLQQRGDLLQEVKPQSLELILRHLQSKA